In Chiroxiphia lanceolata isolate bChiLan1 chromosome 7, bChiLan1.pri, whole genome shotgun sequence, the DNA window GAAGAACAGATAGGTTTTCAATGTTAAATTGCCATTTTATGTACTATGAAACACTGGttagaaaaaaagttacaggaAACCTTGAAGGGATGTTGTTTAGGGTTAAAGCTACTCTCCCACTGCCTGTATATACCACTAAATTGTGTGCATTTCTTGCTGACTTGTCTGTTTTACAGGAGAACACGATGGGATTTTATGAAACTCATAAATGTTCTTGTTTTCAAACAGCCTTCAGTAAATCCTGCTCCCAACCGAGTCATGAGGCGGGTCAGCTCGGTCCCATCCAGGGCACAGTCTCCCTCCTACGTGGTCAGCACCGGCGTGTCCCCGTCGCGGGGGTCGCTGCGGACGTCCCTGGGGAGCGGGTACGGTTCTCCCGGCGTGGCCGAGCAGAGATCCCTGGCTTCCCACGGGTACTCCTCCACCACCCTGCCCGTGCAGCGGGCGGCGTCCCCGTACGCCCACAGGCCCGCGTCCCCCTCGGCCGTGCGGCGCGTCGGCTCGCTCACGGCCCGCCAGGCAAACCCCAACGGCGGCGCCTCCCAGTACCAGACCGTGGGCAGAGTGGGCTCTCCTCTGGCCCTCGCCGACGTGCAAACCAGAGTGGGTTCTCCGTCCCAAACTCAGCTGGGATCCTCCTCCCCGAAGCGCTCCGGCATGACGGCGGTTCCGCAGCACTTGGGAACGACGCTGCAGAGGACAATCCATGACGTTGAGCAGTACGGACAGCAGTATGAAATCTATGAGAGGATGGTCCCCCCGCGGCCCGACAGCCTCACAGGTGAGTGACAGGTAAAACTCAGCACAAATCAGAGCGGTACAAAACCCGGGTGTCGTGGGTGAAACGTTGTAGCACTGGGACATAACTGCGGTGGATGTGTCAAATCAGTTGTAAATACTGCTCTCAGACACTGTATCAATCACAAGTTCCCCCTGAATACTGGCTTTCTCTGTGATTGCTAACAGGCATTGAATTAAATCCGATTATTTAAGTTGCTGAGTGAAATTGTCAGTCTTCCAGAGGCATGTCAGCATTTTCAAAGATAAAGTACATCTAAATGTGTGTGCAGGCTGTACATAAAGTAAGAGATACTAGCCTGGAACTAGTGTTATGTCTAgttctttcttaaaatatgtaACTTAGTACTGCTGAATATTAGTCTTATTTTCCACTAATATTTCTTGACTATCTCATACTTCAAGTTAAATATAGGGTAACCATTTTAATACTAGCTTAAAATAAAGCCCTAAAAGGTAGAATCTATTAATCTGAGAGGCAATTCTTATAAAGATGCAATTACTCTACATTTTaagttgtgtgtgtgttactGGTTTGGTTCTGACCCTCATCTGAATGAGCACAGACAAGGTGATTTTCCAATCACGTGCCCTTTTGAACGAATGGCGatgtctgttttttcttttaaactgtcACACTGCAGGAAACTCCAAAATGCTCTCATTCCTCAGCAAAAGGTATATCTTGTCCCTCACCGCTGTTTGCAAGGCATAATAATCTGCCAGTTTGATAAGAGGGTGGGAATGAGTTTGATGGGAAAGGCTGTTCAGTGGTGTAAATGTGTGCAGGCTAGGACTGCATCATTTCTGGTGTAACAGCAATCTTgcactttcaaaatattaacaAGGTACTTTACAAATACCACTACTTGGGAATATCACCTTGTCTAAATAGGTGAACTGATAGATCTTTAGAAAAATAGTTATCGGGATAATGAATCAGTAATTCAGAAACAGACACTTTAAATGTGATGTTTTCAGAATGAAGGAAGTAATTAGCAACATGGTAGTCAAGCTGAGAGAGCATCTTCTTTTATAGCCATCTAAACTGTAATCTTTGCAGAAAACTCGAAATACCCTAACTTCCCTGTGCTTTGTGTTACAAACTGAGTAAGAATCCCTTAGTATTATTAAAAAACTCCTACATTGTCTAGGATAAATTAGTTTTCATGTTCCTTTAGAGGGAGCAGTTCAATATAACACCCGAAATCTGAAACTCAAATTTGTAGATGATCAGTTTTCTGAGAGGACATTTGGAAGTGGGAAAGGTTGGTGCTGTTGCAACCTTCAGTATAACCCAGAGCTCTTCCCTGCTGTGTaagcaggaggagaggatggATATGTGATCAGctcctctcttccttctgtgCTTGCAGTCTCCATTTCCATGGGGTGCATGTTCTGGGAGAACGGTTAGAGGTGAGTGTCTTCCCAGGAGAAGGCACTGTCACCTGGAGCTGTGGGCCCAGCTGTCCCCTTTGCCTGTTCTCATCACCTGTAGATGTGTTTTCTTAGTGATGGCCTAAAGGCTCCCTTGCAGACactgtggcagagcaggtgtGTGATTTGGGGGGGAAATACTCAGATGCAGGATACATTTGGTTATCCGTCACTGCTCCATTGTACTTTTGAAGTTGTTCTGTAATCTCCGTCATTTTGTCACCCTTGCAAAGTTCACTTTGCATGTTCTGTTACTGTGATAGCTGCCAGAGCTTTAGTGCCTGCAGGGGTAATGCCAACATGGACAAGGCTGTATACATTTATATGTATACATTGCATGAAATACTAATATATAGCAAGGTGAAAACAAAGATCTAACCCAGCTGCAGCATAGCTATGTGTATATACTCACATCACAGGCTATTTAGACCTTTATAAAGACTTTTCTCCATGTGCTTACATCTCTACTGCCACTACTGAGCAGATGTTTGCTCTTACTGCTGTGGACTGTTTCAGTTTCAGGATTACAACCCCCTCTaggctgtgccctgtgccctctGTCACAATGGGATTTCTGTCAGGTCCACACTTACCCTGTCATTGCTGAACCTGTGCACTGCACGTGCTGGCTCAGCTTTTATTCCAAATCACGTGAAATGGTTTAGACTTTCAACTGTAaatgctaccaaaaaaaaaatgagttggAAAACTTCAAGTTGTCAGTGTCTTTTTGTcaaagaaatgctgctttgtCAGTGAGTCTTTCAGTATGGGTCATTTAATAATGgcaaaaaaagtaatgaataaATCTTTGTGACTGTAGATATAACCGACACCTTTTGTTGGTGAAGGAAGAAAGATCCTGCCAGCTAGATTCTTTTGGGTTGGAGAGGGGCCATGCCGATGTTTCCCTGTGCTTGGTTGCAGGCCTGAGGAGCTCGTACGcgagccagcacagccagctggggcaggagctgcgCCCCGCGGTGTCCCCGGACATGCACATCACCCCCATCTACGAGGGCAGGACGTTCTACAGCCCCGTGTTCCGCAGCCCCAACCACGGCACCGTCGAGCTGCACCACGGCTCCCAGGCCGCCCTGTTCCGCACCGGCTCCGGTGGGTGACGGCCACGGGCTCTGCCCGAGCCCCGCGTCCCACACACGGGGAtagaggagagcagggctcagATAGGTAATACCAGTGCAAAGGAAGAACTAGAGGGGATCAATTAATGGAGATAAAGCCAGGTTTGAAGGACTTAAAATAACCAGCGGGAATTAAAAGGCTTTGGCGATGTTTGCGGGGAATGCCTGGGGCGATCTCTCAGTGTCAGCCCGGGGTCAGAGCGTGTTCTGTTTGATATCGCACGCTCAGGTACATCTGAGATAAGCGTATTTCATGACACACGGGATTTATTGCTTCCTCTTGCATTCCCTGTGCATCGCTCTCTTATGAATTGAGTTGGTGCATCGGTTTTTTATTCATCAATACAGTGAAATGAGAGCTTGCCACTAAAATTACCTACTGCAtctttcacagtaaaaatacCGTTCTACCCAACTTCTCAGCAAAGGGTAATGGTaaatgctgcagctgaggaTTGTCTGTGGAAACTGAGATATTCCTCTAGTACCTCACAGAATTGCTACTCATGTATTTTGAAGAGCACAGGCATTAGATTAGTACtaggatttattttctgcaggGAGAAATCTAATGTATGTTGCAGTGCAGTTTGTTCTTTAAGGTTGATTAAAAATTTGTATAGTGATTTCAAAAAACTCTCAAAATATTAGAGTGAGTTAGTTAAGTAACTCCAGAAAAAATTATAGAGAACTGGCCAATTCATGTCATGTTTTCACACACttgaaaatggctttttaatgCTTGCTAATACCAAGAGAATGAAGTGCTGAATGAGGCACCAGTTTTTGCAGTTCTTCTGCTTTCTACAACCTACAGTAAATGGAGTTTGTCAGAATGTGCCAATGAGGAAATATAATTAGAAAttggaattctttttttccttgtctacTTAATACCACTTACCTTGAAAGAACAAAAGCCACAACAACAGCTCTGTTCAGTCAGGGAGATGCATGTTCCTGTTCCTGAACTGCCCGGCCTCATCTTCATCCTCTTGTTACCTTTTGTTAGGGAAAATGTTTGTGTAGTTGGGAAAAGCAAAGTATCTATTATACTATTATATAGTATAAACAATAAACAATGTAAATTTTTGTTTacttacttttcctttttggtgTAGTTGGTGAATTGATGTTATAAactttgaaaacacttttcacCCTGATTTCTACTTGTTGACACTTTAAATACTTGTTGAGGCAAGCTGAGGCACAAGCCTGATCCCACCAAACTTCTCATTCTGTAACTAACCTCTCCACCTTCCCTGGGACGctgaggaatttctccctgaaaTCTGACGGCAGCTTCCCATGTGGAACTGTGCACATTTTCAAGGCCAATGTTTTATTGCTTGCACTGGTAACTAGATGTGGCCCCTTCTGTTCAGCAGAGCTTTGTTACCCGGTTGGTTTTGACACTGTTCTGTCCTAGGCGTGGGCAACCTGCAGCGCTCCTCCAGCCAGCGTAGCACCCTCACATACCAAAGAAACAACTACGGGCTGCCCGCGGCGTTCGCGGAGCCGCTGCGGGCGGTGCCGTTCCGGCTGCCCGAGCCCGGCTACGGCCGCGCCCTGCCCGCGCCCGACGGCGGCACCACGCGCTCCCCCTCCATCGACAGCATCCACAAGGACCCCAGGCAAGTCTCACCGCACGCGGCACCCCGCGCCGCAGTTTGCCATGGCTTAGTCCGTCACGACTCGTCAGCGACTCAGATCTGTGCCTTTATAGCCAAAATAACAAACACGGGCTGCCCCTTGCAGTCAGAAAGAGCAGCTGTTACGCATTTtgttattacatttttcttccgtgCTTATTTTCATGGAGAAGTTATTACAGGAAATAGTAACAACTTTAATGATATTTGACTGGATTATTCCACATATTTTTAGTAAGTCTACAGAGTAACCTGTAATACTGTGGTGAGCTTTTTCATTGTATGAATGAGAATTGGGGCTTGAAAATTCAAAAGTACAGACCTAATTTTTTTGAATGAATTTTTCATGAGCAGCCTGCTTAAATATCAAAACAAAGTAAGTTTAGAAATCATTTATAAATGTGGCATTTTGAAAGTGaacacatgtattttttaaatgattacTGCTTTGTTGTTGGAAATGTCTGTGCACAGTGTGGGCCACTGGCAAGGGTAGTGTTGTCATTGCCATTTACTATAGACACTGTGCACTGAAACCTTGTATTTGAACCTGGGGGTATCAAAGCCCAGGCCATGCACAGCTTGGAGGGGTTTATGGCACTGTGTATGTTCAGTGTGGGTTTGGGATTGGTAGGAATTCTGGTCCCTCCTCAGATTGCTGGTCACTGAGGCAGCTCCCAGGCAATCCTTGGCTGTGGAAGCACATTGCACATCCTGCTGGTTCAGAGGGAGCAGGAAGTggggcagctgctcctgcaggagctgggctcaGCTATGCCTTGGGGGCTGTCCTAGGGGCATGCTGGGCACCAGGGAAACCTGGAGCAGAGATGGTGAGAGGGAGCCTCACACTGAATCCCTGGTCCTGCCTACAGTGTGTTGTAGCACTGGGCACTTCCTCCAGCCCGGGGCTGTCCTGCCATCTTGACAATAAAAGCACTGCTTTAATGGATTTTGTTATTCTATTTATTGGTGGAAAttcatatatttaattattttaatagataTTGAGGGCCTGGATTAATTTCATTCAACTGAGTGCTACATTCATCCAAATGATGTTAATAGGATAATCCTAGCTCTAAGTAAAAACTTGCTGGCTGACTGCTCTGGCATGTGGCAGGAAGAGTTACTTATAACAGGGGTGCTTCACATTCATAGCAAGGAACTTTAAAGAAATTCTGACTCAGTTGTCACTGCTGATGCACCTTCTTAGCTTGTAATCTCCCAGTGGAATAGCTTCCACTTAATCTGTTCCAGTTTCCTATGTGCACatggtgctgtgccaggggccAGAGAAGCAGGTTACACAGCCCCAGAGTGGGCTGTTGGGAAGCACCACTCTGGAATGAGAGGGAAAGCTACTAGTTTTACTAGAAAGGCAGTTTTCCCTAAGATTTTCCTATCATTAGTATGGAGAAATAAACCTTGGAGTTGTTGAGCAGTTCAAAGTGGGCACAGAACTGAGCTTCCTCTTTGGGTGAGTCCTGGGAAGACTTCACTGGCCAGGCCAACATTAGCCTTGGAACAACTCCCCAGGTACTGTTCTCAGAACATATTtggctcttttcttttttaatttacttgGATTTTTGAACATGGGAAAACTTGAGATACTACTTCATCCCCCCCCCAGTCCTCCTTTACAGAAGGCAGATTGCCCAACAACTATTAATTGACTATATTTCTATATCTGTGAATTGGACATGGGTGTGTTTCATGACTTTTCTAGGATTGGTCTGCACAAAATTATGATGGTTTAATGAagggtattttattttaataattttaaatttacagtCCCTGAATAACTCAGATCAAACAAACTTCTTGCACCTGATCCTGCCGATGACACTTCAGGGTGTGCAGGTTTTAATTGGTTTCAGCTTAGGAAGAACATTGAGCACCAACAGAAAAATGTTGTGGAAGAGATGACCCTGAGCAGCACTGTTGAGGGGGTATCAGTTGCattatataattaatttttgggATATTTATGTAGGTTGAAGCATTTGAGTTGGCGTAACTTTAGtgtatatttgtatttgtgtgGTCCACAAGCCAAGGGAAGCTCCATGGATATAGTGTCCTTGTCCAGTTAGAAGACTAAAAGGTGATGTGACTCGTTATCCCAATGTACCTGGTTTTCCTCCTTGCCCTGGTACTCCAGAACAAAACTGGAATTGTTGACAAGATGTTCCTGCACTTAGTGAACACGCTGTGTTTGGGGGTAATGCCTTCTCTGCACTGTGCTCTCCATGCAGGGAGTTTGCGTGGCGGGATCCGGAGCTGCCCGAGGTGATCCACATGCTGCAGCACCAGTTCCCGTCGGTGCAGGCCAACGCGGCTGCCTACCTGCAGCACCTGTGCTTCGGGGACAACAGGGTCAAAACAGAGGTatgtgctcctgcagcacctgtgCTTTGGGACAGCAGGGTCCAAACAGAGGtatgtgctgcctgtgcccctggCACGGGGCAAGCACACCAGGCCTCGCCTCTGCTCGTGGGTTTCAGCACATGGTGTTTGTGACCTCGTGTTTCTGGGTGTGCCACATGCATGCTAATATTGCAGTACCTGCAGATGTGTCgttacacacatacacaaacacaaatTTTTCCTATCATAAGAGCTGCATGGGAATTCTATGGAAATCTTTTACCTCAAAGTCGTGTAATCCAGCAGAACTGTAAAGTTTGTTTGCCAGAGCCTGGCTTTGTGTAACCAGGTGATGACTGGAGACTAGAACAACCAGGAGCTCTAGAAGGCTTTCACTGTTTTTGATCAGTGTCTTAAGGCATCATAGGGAATGAGTGATCTGTCAGGCAAAGGAAAGGAGTCTAATCCTAGAAATACGTAGAGGACAGTGTTTATGTAACTATGATGTGGGGGAGGGATACATCTGGGTGAATATTAAGAGTGTTGTTGAAATTTCTAGAAACTTTTCACTTGAAGAACTACTGtttttgcagagcagctgtgagctGTTGGTCTGAAggaatttgttttttcattcacatcctatgtgtgtgtgtgttatctGTTCTTTTCAGTATAAATTTTGTTTATGTTAATAAAATGCTGGTGCAACTTTTATAAGAAGATAGCCCAACATAATTCACTATTGCTGGGAGGCAGATGAAGAAGTAGTGGTGGTTTTGATGTTCTGGTGATGATCACTGTGATAATCAGCACTTATTTCTAATATTCCCTAAAAAATTTTCTGAGATATaggaaattactttaaaaactgcattGCTGGGAAACAATTAAAGCAGTAAGTGTTCTCTGAACACAGCAAGTGACTGAAAATGCCCCTCAGTCTTTGCAATGGCGGGGGGCTTCCCAGGAATTCCGGTCCCATGTAACAGTCAAGTCAGGAAGGTTTAGCAGCTGTTTCTTCTGGAAGTGGAATGGGATGTACGGTTCCCATAAAAACAAAAGGCTTTTACGTCTGTGGAGTGAGATGGGTGAGATCAGTGGGTGCTGATGGTCCTGACATTCTACTTTCCAGGTCTGTAGGCTGGGAGGAATCAAGCACCTGGTAGATCTCCTGGATCACAGAGTGCTGGAGGTTCAGAAGAATGCCTGTGGTGCGCTGAGGAACCTGGTTTATGGGAAGTCTACTGACGAGAACAAAATAGCCATGAAGAACGTGGGAGGGATCCCGGCCCTCCTGCGGCTGCTGAGGAAGTCGGTCGATGCCGAGGTCAAGGAGCTGGTAACAGGTGAGCTGGTTGATCCCTCCTGGATCGTGTCCTTCCTCTGAggctcctccctcccccaggcAGTGCCAAGCACTCACAGTGTGTGTGATTTTCCTGACGTGGCTGTCAGGCAGACACGGGGCAACTGGAGCTGGCACTTGGATTGACACACACTCGAGTATCACCTAAGCAGGGAGCAGAAACTCCTCACCTTCCACATGCAGAGGTGCTGGGGCCAGCAGGGATCTGCTGAGATGGGTAAATGGCCTCAGCAGTCCTTGGTCCAGAGCTGTTTGTGTGGGGATTGTTCACTCTTACACAGTGATGGAAGTCACAGTTAATGGCTGTTGAAAAATAGCTTCTGGGAAATTTCCCCTCTACCTACGGTCTCAGGCTGTCTCTTTGGACCTGGGCAGATGATTCCATAACAGCTCAATACTTGCTTTTCAGTGTACCTCCACAACCATGAGGAACAAAGAGGCATCCCAAATTACCCTGTAATCTGTTACCTTAATACAGCATTCCACCAGCTCCTAATATCACTTTCCTTGTCTGTGAATGGAAACCTCCCAGATTATAACTGCCTTTACCTTCCATGTTTATTTGTAATAAGCACTAAATTTGGTCCCAATTATCTTAAAATAAGAACCTAGAAATAATCAGGTTGTGTCCTCATTTTAAGGTGAAGGCTGAAGGGCTGTGTAACATACAGCTCTGCTTCAGGGTGAGCAGCTGAAGTCTTCTCCCAAATTAAGAGACagagggtcctgggggagctTTTGCCTTCACATACTGAACTCAGTAAATAAATCATTAATCACTCAACTGATCTGCCTCTGTGTGAGTCCAGCCTCTGGGCAGATTTGGCCTTGGGTACTCAGTGGGACTCCCATGATTTGCTCCCAGGCTAATCCCCACGGAGAAGATAATATTTGCACAAGTGTAATGGGCTTCTTGGAGGAATTTTTATGATAAAACCCAGCACCACAACTTCAGAGggtacttttctttaaattatattttaatttcccagTTGATAATCAATTCTCTTTTGTTACTGAAGTCTTACTGTACAGGAGCTGCAGCTAAGAATcataaataatacttttaaCATGGCTCTAAAATGGCTCTGTGGTGGTATCAAAAGTATGAAGAATCCCCGAGCACTTTAAAATGTGCAGCATTCATTGTTGGTAGGTCTTTTTTCTTTAGGGAGTAGTTTTGTACATAGTTTAATCATATCCAGAAAATTGTCTTACAGGACTAATTTTGCAGGTGCCATTTCTGTGGAAGTGCCTTTTACATCCACTCTTTAGCCAGCTCTGTAGCAGGGCTGCACTACCCTTGTGTGTGAGCTGAACCCCGAGAGCAGGAGCTCTAGGAACCCCTGTGGGACACAGGAGGAACTTCAGCTGCCTGTAACCAGAAATCAAGACAAAAGCAATCAGTAAATCTCCTCATGTCTGTATTCTCCCATGGAGCCCCTTAATTAGAGGGGCTTCTCTTAGCCCCCCTCAAGAGAAGACAACGAGGTGTCTCATGCAAAGATTtgtctttcttatttttgtgtGGCTGTATTAAAAACTTTTGCTGTCTTATAAACTTTCATTTTTGTGAACTCCTGTAGCATTTGCTGTCTGGTCCCCTCCTagtttatttctgaagaaatggaTGTTCAAGATCTAGTCACAGGGGAACCCAAGTGGTTTGGGCAGCTGTTGAGGGGCTGTTGAGAAGCTGCTGCCGGCCGGGTTTGCCGAGTGTGCATGGCCACGCAACCGCACAATCAGGAAAATACTGTGTGTGAGGGAAGTATTTTGAGTAAGATCAGTACCTGGTGAGACTTTGGATGAACTTTATGCTGTGTTTTATGATGAAAAAGAGGATTCAATGCTGTGTTTAGCATATTGTTTGCATATACAGTTCTGCTGGTGACTTATGTATCTGGATGTAACATACAGAGATTGTGCAGGGCAGGGAACTAGGGATTTGTGCCCAAGGATAAAAGATGGATGGCAGTTCCATATGGCTGGTGGGTCAATGGAACACGCTCTGGACTTGCTGTTgtttccaggaagaaaattttttacaTCCACTCTGCTCTTCAGTACCTGATTTCCCGGCGTACAGTGCGAGGGAGCAGGAATATCAGGGCAGGCCATTCTTATCATTGGAAAAACCCCCATACCCTCCTCTGCTGTTCCACAttgctttcctcctttttggATGATGGCTTTCCAAGTTCTGCCTGCTCTAGAATCACACCACATATTTAAAGTGATGTCTTTTAAGTTTGAATGTTGCTTCATGTTTGTTTGCCAAGTGTCTGCTGACTTTACTGCAATGGAAATCTCTTCTAAGGGGTTCTCTGGAACTTGTCTTCGTGTGATGCTGTGAAGATGACAATCATTAGAGACGCTCTGTCCACGCTGACAAACACTGTGATAGTGCCCCACTCGGGATGGAACAGCTCCTCCTTTGACGATGatcataaaattaaattccagaCTTCCCTGGTTCTGCGCAATACAACAGGATGCCTGAGGTATCTGCTCTTCTAGAAGGCTCCCTTTTAAAGACTAGTCATGTTGTCCAGGTCCTTTTCATACcatagttttaaaaacagaagagttGTTTTATTCTATGAATTACAAAATTCCATCATTTAGGCAGCTTTTCCaattgttcttctttttttctgttaaaaaatacGAAAATTACCAAGTTAGTCACTAAGAGTTACTGACCGATGAATTACCAATCAGCTACATCAACACCTTCTGCAAACTGTCTAATAAATGGTTGTCTGTCCTTGCCTACACCACGTTCCTTGGTTATTCCAACCCTCAGGAACCTGAGCTCCGCCGGGGAGGAGGCGCGGAAGCAGATGAGGTCCTGCGAGGGGCTGGTCGACTCGCTGCTCTACGTGATCCACACCTGTGTGAACACCTCGGACTACGACAGCAAGGTGTGTGCACGGCTCACCTACAGATGGGATGGTGCTGAGTGTCTGCTGGGATCTCTGGGCTTTGTGTGGCCCAGCTGAGCACGGTGGTGTCCATGCCCGACTGGCATCGCTCCCCAGCCCTGGTTGGGAGGCACAGCCAAActcagctgcacagcacagcatcacTCCTCGTTTGCAGCCGTGCTGCAGAAGTCATGCctcaataaaataataataagctcttgtgcttttcattttcagaatacTAAAGAATAAGCCACTATAGCAGAGACCACTGTTATAAGTATTGTCAGATTTAAGAGAGATTgcagttttcccagagaaacagcCCAAGCACTGCCCAGAGCCCAGCATTAGAATTTAGAGCTTGTGCTCCCAGCACCTTTTCGCCTCTGCTGgactggtttggtttggtttgtctCTGTGTGAGAAAGAACTGGTGACAAGGCATCTCTCTGATTTGGTTCAGACAGTGGAGAACTGTGTGTGCACCCTGAGGAACCTTTCCTACCgcctggagctggaggtgccccaggcACGGCTGCTGGGAATCAATGAGCTGGATGACTTGCTGGGAAAGGAGTCACCCAGCAAAGACTCGGAGCCAagctgctgggggaaaaaaaaaaagaagaaaaaaaaaacttcccaGGAGGATCAGGTTTGCGTTTTCCTTGTACTGCCAGTGCCTCAGATGGGGTTTGGCTCACGGTGGGGGAGGACGTATCTTGATGAAAATGATCCTGTGCTGAATAAAAATGGAGGTTTTGTGTTGTTACAAATCTGTGTTCCTTTCTCAGTGGGACGGAGTTGGCCCTATCCCAGGATTTTCCAAGTCTCCTAAAGGGGTGGAGATGCTCTGGCACCCATCGGTGGTGAAGCCGTACCTGACACTTCTGGCAGAGAGCTCCAACCCAGCCACTctggagggctctgcaggaTCTCTCCAGAACCTCTCTGCAGGCAACTGGAAGGTATGGGaattcttcctcctcttcctctccttgtaCTCTGGTTGCTTTTTCTGATAAGATCTTGGAGTGTGTTTGGGGGGAATATGCAATTTTCTCACGTGCACCTGAGCGTTCCC includes these proteins:
- the PKP4 gene encoding plakophilin-4 isoform X10, producing MRRVSSVPSRAQSPSYVVSTGVSPSRGSLRTSLGSGYGSPGVAEQRSLASHGYSSTTLPVQRAASPYAHRPASPSAVRRVGSLTARQANPNGGASQYQTVGRVGSPLALADVQTRVGSPSQTQLGSSSPKRSGMTAVPQHLGTTLQRTIHDVEQYGQQYEIYERMVPPRPDSLTGLRSSYASQHSQLGQELRPAVSPDMHITPIYEGRTFYSPVFRSPNHGTVELHHGSQAALFRTGSGVGNLQRSSSQRSTLTYQRNNYGLPAAFAEPLRAVPFRLPEPGYGRALPAPDGGTTRSPSIDSIHKDPREFAWRDPELPEVIHMLQHQFPSVQANAAAYLQHLCFGDNRVKTEVCRLGGIKHLVDLLDHRVLEVQKNACGALRNLVYGKSTDENKIAMKNVGGIPALLRLLRKSVDAEVKELVTGVLWNLSSCDAVKMTIIRDALSTLTNTVIVPHSGWNSSSFDDDHKIKFQTSLVLRNTTGCLRNLSSAGEEARKQMRSCEGLVDSLLYVIHTCVNTSDYDSKTVENCVCTLRNLSYRLELEVPQARLLGINELDDLLGKESPSKDSEPSCWGKKKKKKKKTSQEDQWDGVGPIPGFSKSPKGVEMLWHPSVVKPYLTLLAESSNPATLEGSAGSLQNLSAGNWKFAAYIRAAVRKEKGLPILVELLRMDNDRVVSSVATALRNMALDVRNKELIGKYAMRDLVNRLPGGNGPSVLSDETVAAICCALHEVTSKNMENAKALADTGGIEKLVNITKGRGDRSSLKVVKAAAQVLNTLWQYRDLRSIYKKDGWNQSHFITPVSTLERERFKSHPSLSTGNQQMSPVMQSAPSYSAWTILCLLHSVKQLASRSETGLELVRSPTRNRNSWNRCTVALNLVITNALGSTPKLCYMTAFCVKAGGMRVSKKQETGPAEKTTKAAGKEKSRYCSAEPAPLCPRVKVRSAIVSFSKPQNMGVLVTEALSKMSHKIHAAALQVAHQKPQPTLEKFILPKRIYIIQQPRKC